From a region of the Paenibacillus sp. R14(2021) genome:
- a CDS encoding DUF5590 domain-containing protein has protein sequence MRANRLKRAPLMTARRWVTLIVLFVLLVLASINAYYRYVQLPVWSEEKTAESNAMERGGLSSVTSSYSYVWDEPVWVVKGKDSNDLDTFVWLKKDSTITLRATDGLTKTRLQEQFLREKPDAQIAHIRLGLFGGEPVWEVFYARNQSSQLNHFYDFYRFRDGSLIVMYKLPSQ, from the coding sequence ATGCGCGCCAATCGATTGAAACGCGCGCCGCTGATGACGGCAAGACGTTGGGTGACGCTCATCGTGCTGTTCGTACTGCTTGTACTCGCATCGATCAACGCGTATTACCGCTACGTGCAGCTTCCTGTCTGGTCCGAAGAGAAGACCGCCGAATCCAATGCGATGGAGCGCGGTGGGCTCTCAAGCGTAACAAGCTCCTATTCGTACGTGTGGGATGAGCCGGTATGGGTCGTGAAAGGGAAGGATAGCAACGACCTGGACACCTTTGTCTGGCTGAAGAAGGATTCCACGATCACGCTTCGGGCAACGGATGGTCTCACGAAAACACGACTGCAGGAGCAGTTTCTGCGCGAGAAGCCGGATGCCCAAATCGCACATATTCGGCTCGGCTTATTCGGCGGAGAGCCGGTCTGGGAAGTGTTCTATGCCCGGAATCAATCCAGCCAGCTGAATCACTTCTATGATTTTTACCGGTTTCGCGACGGGTCGTTGATCGTGATGTACAAGCTTCCTTCCCAATAA
- the panD gene encoding aspartate 1-decarboxylase: protein MFRTMMKSKLHRATVTEANLNYVGSITIDEDLMELADIWPNEKVQIVNNNNGARLETYVITGARGSGVICLNGAAARLVQPGDNVIIISYGMMPEEEARSYKPKIVILDAANKPVQTMDAELHATIL from the coding sequence ATGTTTAGAACCATGATGAAATCCAAGCTGCACCGGGCAACCGTCACTGAAGCGAACTTGAATTATGTAGGCAGCATCACTATTGACGAGGACCTGATGGAGCTGGCGGATATTTGGCCCAACGAGAAAGTGCAGATCGTGAACAACAACAACGGTGCAAGGCTGGAAACCTATGTAATAACTGGTGCGCGGGGTTCTGGTGTCATTTGTTTGAATGGTGCCGCCGCAAGGCTTGTGCAGCCCGGAGACAATGTTATTATTATTTCATACGGCATGATGCCGGAAGAAGAAGCGCGCAGCTACAAACCGAAAATCGTTATTTTGGATGCTGCGAATAAACCGGTTCAAACGATGGACGCTGAGCTTCACGCAACGATCCTGTAA
- a CDS encoding amidohydrolase: MKRLWIENGTFVTMDDNRPIVKGHMVIEGDTILYLSEQEPDPKPEGADRLNGEGFVFMPGLINTHGHAAMSLLRGYSDDEALQVWLEQKMWPMEGKYTDEDARWGTALAVAEMLKSGTTTFVDMYDRMHIVAEVVEQSGIRGLLTRGVIGLCPPEVQTAKLNEAKRFVQDWNGRANGRIRTMLSPHAPYTCPPDYIERIVEAARELNVPLHTHMSESAAEVQQNVNDYGCRPVEHLDKLGFFSRPALVAHAVHLTDGEIALLAERGVSVSHNPASNLKLASGVARVPDMLKAGVTVSLGTDSAASNNNLDLFDEIRLAALIHKGVSGDPTAVPAWEALKLGTVYGAGAIWQEERIGMLKEGMKADFIALNVEQPHFYPRTEMISHLVYAGSGRDVVHVWVDGEQVVKNGDCVFLDEAQIRSEAQRCFERLLSS; the protein is encoded by the coding sequence ATGAAACGGTTGTGGATTGAGAACGGCACTTTCGTGACGATGGATGACAATCGTCCGATCGTAAAGGGCCATATGGTCATTGAAGGGGATACGATTCTATACCTAAGCGAGCAGGAGCCGGATCCGAAGCCCGAAGGCGCCGATAGGCTGAACGGCGAAGGGTTTGTCTTCATGCCCGGCTTGATCAATACGCACGGGCACGCTGCGATGTCGTTGCTTCGGGGATATTCCGACGATGAAGCGCTTCAGGTGTGGCTGGAACAGAAAATGTGGCCGATGGAAGGTAAATATACGGACGAGGATGCCCGCTGGGGTACGGCGCTTGCCGTTGCGGAGATGCTGAAATCCGGAACGACCACGTTCGTCGACATGTATGACCGTATGCATATTGTCGCGGAGGTCGTGGAACAATCCGGCATTCGCGGTCTCTTGACCCGCGGCGTCATTGGTTTATGCCCGCCAGAGGTTCAAACCGCTAAATTGAATGAAGCGAAACGGTTTGTCCAAGATTGGAACGGCCGGGCGAACGGCCGCATCCGGACGATGCTTTCTCCGCATGCGCCTTATACATGTCCGCCGGATTACATCGAGCGCATCGTAGAAGCAGCTCGGGAGCTTAATGTTCCGCTTCATACGCATATGTCCGAGTCCGCGGCAGAGGTGCAGCAGAACGTCAACGATTACGGCTGCCGTCCCGTCGAGCATCTGGATAAGCTCGGTTTCTTCTCTCGTCCGGCGCTTGTCGCCCATGCCGTTCATTTGACCGACGGCGAAATCGCTCTTCTTGCTGAACGCGGAGTCAGCGTGTCGCATAACCCGGCCAGCAATTTGAAGCTTGCGAGCGGCGTTGCCCGCGTTCCGGACATGCTGAAGGCGGGCGTAACCGTCTCGCTCGGCACCGACAGCGCAGCGAGCAACAACAATTTGGATTTATTCGACGAAATCCGGTTGGCAGCGCTTATACATAAAGGCGTTTCGGGTGATCCGACAGCCGTTCCGGCTTGGGAAGCGTTGAAGCTTGGCACGGTTTACGGTGCGGGTGCGATCTGGCAGGAGGAACGGATCGGCATGCTGAAGGAAGGCATGAAGGCTGATTTCATCGCGCTCAATGTGGAGCAGCCGCATTTCTATCCGCGGACCGAGATGATCTCCCATCTGGTGTATGCCGGATCAGGGCGGGATGTCGTTCATGTATGGGTGGACGGCGAGCAGGTCGTGAAGAACGGCGACTGCGTATTTTTGGATGAGGCGCAGATTCGCTCGGAAGCACAGCGCTGCTTTGAAAGGCTGTTATCCAGCTAA
- the dinG gene encoding ATP-dependent DNA helicase DinG, with product MNYAVLDLETTGHSAGDDIIQVGLVLLDESLKVIHSYSSFVRPTIPIPPFITGLTGIDASMVEEAPELEEVLIDIIPLLSDAVLVAHNVAFDAGFLSAALDRCGYVPFDGRRLDTIDMLRILYPTLTTYQLGAVTELFGIEHDQHHRADSDAMATAELFAACCRKMETLPLLTLQRLALLLGGDLDDLGWFVSQLALRKETQTSIDLDAYTYFRQFAMKAGDWTEEQHPRSDEEQSTAVADWTFHQFLAHIKTGIAGIVDGYEEREPQNMMFQEVIDAFEEGRHLLIEAGTGTGKSLGYLIPALYYGIQQNKKIVVSTHTINLQEQLRARDLPLLQAVMPYPFKAAVFKGRGNYLCLRKFEGKVNVQDFSSPVEDRITASQMVVWLSESMHGDQEELNFGNRGVDFWSTVASDADSCLNRSCPWFKRCFYHRAKQEANIADVVITNHSMLFTDIRADHRLLPGYEHLILDEAHHLEEVAGKHLGTQVSYYSVQQPIFRLCKDARNGQLIVLKSRLANENVEQTQKWREEIDEVIPVFGELRDEWDRLFDMLYGFMSASNQAKSGALDSGSGGEIGQFVLRLRGGKLPDQWSEAQIVEEAINGYLSQIIRPLDKVFAAIKEELDDPGIAALVTDLSGTLKDLSRARDDLRQFMKADKSDTVYWLEANSNSRAKSVQLYAVPADVSSQLRTYFFETKKSVIMTSATLSVQKSFQYACEQLGLMGEEEAGRLKTVQLPSPFNYRDQALVIIPRNFPVLKGAAGDPLFNEMLVQSLSEAAIETKGRMLVLFTSYKMLKQVYDPLKELLVQKDIQVLGQGIDSSNRSKLTRRFQQTQASVLLGTSSFWEGVDIPGDALTCLAIVRLPFQPPNHPLVEAKSELLQEQKQNPFMKLSIPQAVIRFKQGFGRLVRTGKDRGIVLIYDTRIIDTYYGKYFLYSLPGPKIETMHLDQIVPRMHEWLSPSEERVET from the coding sequence ATGAATTATGCCGTACTGGATTTGGAAACGACCGGCCACAGTGCCGGCGATGATATTATACAGGTTGGTCTTGTGCTGCTGGATGAATCGCTGAAGGTCATTCATTCTTACAGCTCGTTCGTCAGGCCGACCATCCCCATACCCCCATTTATTACGGGGTTAACCGGGATCGACGCTTCCATGGTGGAAGAGGCGCCGGAGCTTGAAGAAGTGCTCATCGATATCATACCGCTGCTGAGCGACGCCGTTCTGGTGGCGCACAACGTCGCATTCGATGCGGGCTTCCTAAGCGCAGCGCTCGACCGCTGCGGATACGTGCCCTTCGACGGAAGAAGACTGGACACCATTGATATGCTTCGCATTCTGTACCCCACCCTAACGACCTACCAGCTGGGCGCGGTAACGGAATTGTTCGGCATTGAACATGATCAGCATCACCGCGCGGACAGCGACGCCATGGCAACGGCGGAGCTGTTCGCTGCTTGCTGTCGGAAGATGGAAACCTTGCCTCTGCTGACGCTGCAGCGCTTGGCCTTGCTTCTTGGCGGCGATCTCGACGACTTGGGCTGGTTCGTCTCGCAGCTTGCGCTCCGTAAGGAAACGCAAACCTCCATCGATCTTGACGCCTACACTTATTTCCGGCAATTTGCAATGAAGGCAGGCGATTGGACCGAGGAGCAGCATCCGCGCAGCGACGAAGAGCAATCAACAGCAGTCGCGGATTGGACGTTTCATCAGTTTCTCGCGCATATTAAAACAGGTATTGCCGGCATCGTGGATGGCTATGAGGAGCGGGAGCCCCAGAATATGATGTTCCAGGAAGTCATCGATGCGTTTGAAGAAGGGCGGCATCTGCTTATTGAAGCGGGAACAGGTACCGGGAAATCGCTGGGCTATTTGATCCCCGCGCTCTACTATGGTATCCAGCAGAATAAGAAGATAGTCGTCAGCACGCATACGATTAATCTGCAGGAGCAGCTTCGGGCACGCGATTTGCCGCTGCTGCAAGCAGTGATGCCTTATCCGTTCAAAGCGGCGGTATTCAAGGGACGCGGCAATTATCTATGCTTGCGCAAATTCGAGGGTAAGGTCAATGTGCAGGATTTCAGCTCGCCGGTCGAAGACCGCATTACCGCTTCGCAAATGGTCGTCTGGCTCAGCGAGTCGATGCACGGCGACCAGGAGGAGCTTAATTTCGGCAACCGCGGCGTTGATTTCTGGAGCACGGTAGCTAGTGACGCGGATTCCTGCCTGAACCGCAGCTGTCCTTGGTTTAAGCGTTGTTTCTACCATCGCGCGAAGCAGGAAGCCAACATCGCGGACGTTGTCATAACGAATCACTCCATGCTGTTTACAGACATTCGCGCAGATCATCGCCTTCTTCCCGGTTACGAGCATCTCATTCTGGATGAAGCGCATCATTTGGAAGAGGTGGCAGGCAAGCATCTGGGTACGCAGGTTTCCTACTATTCCGTACAGCAGCCGATTTTCAGATTGTGCAAGGATGCCAGAAATGGACAATTGATCGTGCTGAAGAGCCGGCTGGCGAACGAAAACGTGGAGCAGACGCAGAAGTGGCGGGAAGAAATCGACGAGGTTATTCCCGTATTCGGCGAGCTTCGAGATGAATGGGACCGCTTGTTCGATATGCTGTATGGCTTCATGAGCGCGAGCAATCAAGCTAAGTCCGGCGCTTTGGACAGTGGGAGCGGCGGGGAAATCGGGCAATTCGTGCTGCGTCTCCGCGGCGGGAAATTGCCTGACCAGTGGTCGGAAGCTCAGATCGTTGAGGAAGCCATTAACGGCTACCTGAGCCAAATCATTCGGCCGCTTGATAAAGTATTCGCTGCGATCAAAGAAGAACTCGACGATCCCGGGATCGCAGCATTGGTAACGGATTTAAGCGGAACGCTCAAAGACTTGTCCCGTGCCCGCGATGATTTACGCCAGTTTATGAAAGCCGATAAATCGGACACCGTCTACTGGCTCGAAGCAAATAGCAACTCAAGAGCCAAATCTGTTCAGCTCTATGCCGTACCCGCAGACGTAAGCAGTCAGCTCAGGACGTATTTCTTCGAAACGAAGAAAAGCGTCATTATGACATCGGCGACATTGTCGGTACAGAAGTCCTTCCAATATGCTTGCGAGCAGCTAGGCTTGATGGGGGAGGAGGAAGCGGGCCGCTTAAAGACGGTGCAGCTGCCATCGCCATTTAATTACAGGGATCAGGCACTAGTCATTATACCGCGCAATTTCCCGGTGCTTAAGGGTGCCGCCGGAGATCCGTTGTTCAACGAGATGCTGGTTCAATCCTTATCGGAAGCGGCTATCGAGACCAAGGGAAGAATGCTGGTGCTGTTTACATCCTACAAGATGCTAAAGCAGGTGTATGATCCGCTCAAGGAACTATTGGTTCAGAAGGACATTCAAGTGTTAGGTCAAGGCATCGACAGCAGCAACAGGAGCAAGCTGACAAGGCGCTTCCAGCAGACGCAAGCATCCGTGCTGCTTGGAACGAGCAGCTTCTGGGAAGGTGTGGACATCCCCGGCGATGCGCTCACTTGCCTTGCCATCGTTCGGCTCCCCTTCCAGCCGCCAAACCATCCGCTTGTCGAGGCCAAATCGGAGCTGCTGCAGGAGCAGAAGCAGAATCCGTTCATGAAGCTGTCGATACCGCAGGCCGTGATTCGGTTCAAGCAGGGCTTTGGGCGGTTGGTTCGGACAGGGAAAGACCGCGGTATTGTTCTCATTTATGATACTCGCATTATCGATACGTACTACGGCAAATATTTTCTCTATTCGCTGCCGGGACCGAAGATTGAAACCATGCATTTGGATCAGATTGTCCCGCGCATGCATGAATGGCTGTCACCAAGTGAAGAAAGGGTGGAAACATGA
- a CDS encoding biotin--[acetyl-CoA-carboxylase] ligase, which produces MNNRILELLEKQGGSYLSGELLSQELGISRTAIWKQIKKLEAAGYEIEASRRLGYRLMGRPSKLTMQELGLKLQEKQVSMIHGIRLFDAVDSTQNIAQRLAEDGAPEGTLVIADQQTNGRGRMGRKWVSPHGKGIWMSFILRPGMPIHFAPQLTLLTAVALCRALRAAAAPLDIGIKWPNDLLIGGKKISGILLESTAEEERLRYVIAGIGISVNLTKEDFPQELLDIATSLQIQLGRPLGRAEIVAGFFAQFEQLYAIYQKEGFAPIQTLWEALSVTLHKPTKLIIGGKETIGTPIGLNEQGALIVQREDGTRVPLFSAEQVPPAG; this is translated from the coding sequence ATGAACAATCGTATTCTTGAGCTGCTGGAGAAGCAGGGCGGCAGTTACTTATCGGGTGAGCTGCTCAGCCAAGAGCTTGGGATCAGCCGAACCGCGATCTGGAAGCAGATTAAGAAGCTGGAGGCCGCGGGGTACGAGATTGAAGCGTCCCGCAGGCTCGGTTATCGCTTGATGGGGCGGCCGTCCAAGCTGACGATGCAGGAGCTTGGATTAAAGCTGCAGGAGAAGCAAGTGTCCATGATTCACGGCATCCGATTGTTCGACGCCGTCGATTCGACGCAAAACATCGCGCAGCGCCTTGCCGAAGATGGCGCTCCGGAAGGCACGCTCGTTATTGCGGATCAGCAAACGAACGGCCGCGGCCGCATGGGGCGCAAATGGGTATCTCCGCATGGCAAAGGCATTTGGATGAGCTTCATCCTTCGTCCGGGCATGCCGATTCATTTTGCTCCTCAGCTCACGCTGCTTACGGCGGTCGCGCTCTGCCGCGCATTGCGTGCTGCAGCAGCACCGCTCGATATCGGAATCAAATGGCCGAATGATCTGCTCATCGGCGGCAAGAAAATTAGCGGCATTCTGTTGGAATCGACAGCAGAGGAAGAACGTCTCCGCTACGTCATTGCCGGAATCGGCATCAGCGTCAATTTGACAAAGGAAGACTTTCCGCAGGAGCTGCTGGATATCGCCACTTCCCTGCAAATCCAGCTGGGCAGGCCGCTGGGCAGAGCCGAGATTGTTGCCGGCTTCTTTGCCCAATTTGAGCAGCTTTATGCCATCTATCAGAAGGAAGGCTTCGCCCCGATTCAAACACTCTGGGAAGCTTTGTCCGTCACCTTGCACAAGCCTACAAAGCTCATTATAGGAGGTAAAGAGACCATTGGCACGCCGATCGGCTTGAACGAGCAGGGAGCGCTGATTGTACAGAGGGAAGACGGGACGAGGGTACCATTATTCTCCGCAGAACAGGTGCCGCCGGCGGGATAA
- the panB gene encoding 3-methyl-2-oxobutanoate hydroxymethyltransferase has protein sequence MKQPLTITKLKKMKQSGEPISMLTAYDYPSAKLAEEAGIDIILVGDSLGNVVLGYDTTIPVTLDDMVYHTRAAARGAAHTFIVADLPFMTYHLGKETTLRNAARLMQEGHANAVKLEGGAEVAEEVAALVKAGIPVMGHIGLTPQSVHQLGGYRVQGKLEKEAQQLIDDAKALEAAGAFSIVLELVTEPLAAAISSSLSIPVIGIGAGRGCDGQVLVYHDILQYASPYMEKRFVKTYADIGTTIRGAISSYVSDVKSREFPQQAHVFPMEQEVLRQLYGGTKTEAAGSQSPQTEQEGAASADARKGGGQS, from the coding sequence ATGAAACAACCGTTGACTATTACGAAGCTAAAAAAAATGAAACAGAGCGGCGAGCCGATTTCCATGCTGACGGCCTACGATTACCCATCCGCTAAGCTCGCGGAGGAGGCAGGCATTGACATTATTCTCGTTGGGGATTCGCTCGGCAATGTTGTACTCGGATATGACACGACGATTCCCGTGACGCTTGACGATATGGTTTATCACACGCGGGCTGCTGCCCGCGGAGCAGCACATACATTCATCGTCGCCGATCTGCCGTTCATGACGTACCATCTCGGCAAAGAGACGACGCTGCGCAACGCGGCAAGATTAATGCAGGAAGGTCATGCGAATGCCGTTAAGCTCGAAGGCGGCGCAGAAGTAGCGGAAGAAGTTGCAGCACTCGTGAAAGCGGGCATACCCGTTATGGGGCATATCGGCCTCACGCCTCAGTCGGTTCATCAGCTTGGCGGTTATCGGGTTCAGGGCAAGCTGGAGAAGGAAGCACAGCAGCTAATCGACGATGCGAAGGCGCTGGAGGCTGCAGGGGCATTTAGCATCGTGCTTGAGCTCGTAACCGAACCGCTCGCGGCGGCGATCTCATCCTCGCTGTCGATCCCGGTTATTGGAATCGGAGCGGGACGCGGTTGTGACGGACAAGTGCTCGTATATCATGATATTTTGCAATATGCATCGCCTTATATGGAGAAGCGCTTCGTGAAGACGTATGCGGATATCGGGACTACGATCCGCGGCGCCATTAGCAGTTACGTGTCCGACGTGAAGTCGCGGGAGTTTCCACAGCAAGCCCATGTTTTCCCCATGGAGCAAGAGGTGCTGCGCCAGCTATACGGCGGAACGAAGACAGAAGCAGCAGGCAGCCAATCTCCGCAAACGGAGCAGGAAGGTGCCGCGTCCGCGGATGCCCGCAAGGGAGGCGGTCAATCATGA
- a CDS encoding redox-sensing transcriptional repressor Rex yields MKPMKISEAVVRRLPVYLQVLNDLSMRDVQTVSSQELGNKLDLNPAQIRKDLAYFGDFGRKGIGYDVTYLIEKIRQILKLDQPLNVALVGAGNLGRALCNYNMYLKDNMKITAVFDVSPTMVGSAINGLTVLPMDKLKETILDRHIRIGIITVPALEAQHVADQFVEAGVDGILNFAPTILRVQEQVRIHYANFTTELMSLAYYLDEEGVDDNETVVD; encoded by the coding sequence ATGAAACCGATGAAAATATCCGAAGCGGTCGTTCGCAGACTCCCCGTTTATCTTCAAGTTCTGAACGATTTGAGCATGCGGGATGTACAGACGGTTTCATCACAGGAGCTTGGGAACAAGTTGGATTTGAATCCAGCCCAAATTCGTAAGGATTTGGCTTACTTTGGCGATTTCGGGCGCAAGGGCATCGGCTACGACGTCACGTACCTTATTGAGAAAATCAGACAGATTTTAAAACTCGATCAGCCGCTTAATGTTGCGCTCGTCGGCGCCGGGAATTTAGGACGCGCTTTATGCAATTATAATATGTATTTGAAAGACAATATGAAGATTACGGCAGTATTCGACGTCAGCCCGACGATGGTGGGTTCGGCCATCAACGGACTGACCGTCCTCCCGATGGACAAGCTGAAGGAAACCATATTGGATCGGCACATCCGCATCGGCATTATTACCGTGCCGGCGCTCGAGGCACAGCATGTTGCGGATCAGTTTGTCGAAGCAGGCGTTGACGGCATTCTCAATTTCGCTCCGACGATTCTTCGCGTGCAAGAGCAAGTGCGAATCCATTATGCAAACTTCACAACCGAGCTGATGAGCCTGGCCTATTATTTGGACGAAGAAGGAGTCGACGACAATGAAACGGTTGTGGATTGA
- a CDS encoding CCA tRNA nucleotidyltransferase: protein MSWSEPLTRALPLLYALEERGFETVFVGGCVRDTLLGKPLKDVDIATAASPEQVMAIFPHTIPTGLQHGTVTVVAEGETYELTTFRTESAYEQHRRPTEVQFVNSLEADLLRRDFTINSMALRSDGTLVDPFGGLQDLRNGILRCVGDPDARLQEDALRLVRAIRFAAAYDLRIAHRTWRAIKRHNHLLVHIAMERIGLEFDKMIAVSDPQRAAAWLAASGMLSFTKEALPEAMTAAVDAYMQARMERASASLPENIHEAYVRRPGWPMAAMMQQLGKVGEPEDRWAALCAALSMDTALASEMFAALKYATLRSIRLVGVLEIHIAMKQALLGMCDDEQIDPHTRSTWRQEMHREWISLILRHGKPAAKCWIQLIRNIPMLAEPSAEDCPIEQLPKLLDMLQQSLDKLPAASLKELAVKGKDILGLQVKPSGPWLGILLAELLLETALGELPNEKEHLLSEVAKRLAAITG from the coding sequence ATGTCATGGAGCGAACCGCTGACGAGGGCGCTCCCTTTGCTTTATGCATTGGAGGAGCGAGGCTTCGAGACGGTCTTTGTCGGAGGCTGCGTGCGGGATACGCTGCTCGGCAAACCGCTGAAAGATGTGGATATTGCAACGGCGGCGTCGCCTGAGCAAGTCATGGCGATCTTCCCGCATACGATTCCGACGGGATTGCAGCATGGAACGGTAACGGTCGTCGCTGAAGGCGAAACTTACGAGCTGACGACGTTTCGGACCGAGTCGGCCTACGAGCAGCATCGAAGGCCAACCGAAGTGCAGTTCGTTAACAGCCTTGAGGCCGACTTGCTTCGCAGAGATTTCACGATCAACAGCATGGCGCTGCGAAGCGACGGCACGCTTGTCGATCCCTTCGGCGGGCTTCAGGATCTCCGGAATGGGATACTGCGCTGCGTTGGCGACCCGGATGCCAGATTGCAGGAGGACGCGCTGCGTTTAGTGCGCGCCATTCGATTCGCTGCGGCGTATGACCTGCGCATCGCGCACCGCACATGGCGGGCGATCAAGCGCCATAATCATCTGCTCGTTCATATCGCAATGGAGCGAATCGGGCTGGAGTTTGACAAAATGATCGCCGTCAGCGATCCGCAGCGAGCGGCCGCTTGGCTGGCGGCAAGCGGCATGCTTTCCTTCACGAAGGAAGCTTTACCGGAAGCGATGACTGCGGCTGTCGATGCGTATATGCAGGCTAGAATGGAAAGGGCATCTGCTTCGCTCCCGGAGAATATACACGAAGCGTATGTCAGACGGCCAGGCTGGCCAATGGCAGCAATGATGCAGCAGCTAGGCAAGGTTGGAGAACCCGAGGACCGCTGGGCGGCGCTGTGCGCTGCATTGTCGATGGATACAGCTCTAGCATCCGAGATGTTTGCGGCGCTTAAATATGCGACATTAAGGAGCATTCGGCTGGTTGGCGTGCTTGAAATTCATATTGCGATGAAGCAAGCTCTTCTAGGCATGTGCGATGACGAACAGATCGATCCCCATACTCGGTCTACATGGAGACAAGAGATGCATAGGGAGTGGATTTCATTAATTCTGCGGCATGGCAAGCCCGCCGCGAAATGTTGGATCCAACTCATCCGAAACATTCCGATGCTGGCTGAACCGTCTGCTGAGGATTGTCCGATTGAACAATTGCCCAAACTGCTGGATATGTTGCAGCAAAGCTTGGACAAGCTGCCGGCGGCGTCCTTGAAGGAGCTGGCCGTGAAGGGCAAGGATATACTCGGTCTGCAGGTGAAACCATCCGGGCCGTGGCTTGGAATCCTGCTTGCAGAACTGCTGCTGGAAACCGCGCTTGGCGAGCTGCCGAACGAGAAAGAACATCTACTAAGCGAAGTGGCCAAACGGCTGGCCGCCATAACTGGCTAA
- the panC gene encoding pantoate--beta-alanine ligase, whose protein sequence is MIICTTISELRTILNGQRGEAPDGLIGLVPTMGFLHDGHASLMQRSVNECAFTVLTVFVNPLQFGPNEDFDRYPRDLERDAALAEKHGVDLLFAPSVQEMYPTRPLTKILINEVADRLCGASRPGHFDGVGTVVTKLFNLVQPGRAYFGMKDAQQVAVIQQMVNDLNTPVDIVPCETVREADGLAMSSRNVYLSSDERAQAVILSRTLQQAERMLREPGMTAGKLSAEAAASIRTSPLAVIDYAELLTYPSLQPIDPDQLLTEMNQTLILALAVKFGGTRLIDNRLLQSAGGGLNV, encoded by the coding sequence ATGATCATCTGTACGACAATCAGCGAGCTGCGTACCATCTTGAACGGGCAGCGCGGCGAGGCACCGGACGGCTTGATCGGACTTGTGCCTACGATGGGCTTCCTGCACGACGGGCATGCTAGTCTGATGCAGCGTTCCGTGAACGAATGCGCATTTACGGTATTGACGGTCTTCGTGAATCCGCTGCAATTCGGGCCGAACGAAGACTTTGACCGGTATCCGCGCGATTTGGAGCGGGATGCGGCACTTGCCGAGAAGCATGGCGTTGACCTCTTGTTCGCGCCGTCGGTGCAAGAAATGTATCCCACCCGGCCCCTTACCAAGATTCTTATTAACGAGGTGGCGGACCGGCTGTGCGGCGCTTCAAGACCCGGCCATTTCGACGGTGTCGGAACCGTCGTCACGAAGCTGTTCAACTTGGTTCAGCCGGGCCGCGCGTATTTCGGTATGAAGGACGCGCAGCAGGTCGCGGTTATCCAGCAAATGGTTAACGACTTGAATACGCCGGTCGATATCGTGCCTTGCGAAACGGTGCGCGAAGCAGACGGCTTAGCGATGAGCTCCCGCAACGTATATTTGAGCAGCGATGAGCGGGCGCAGGCGGTTATCTTGTCCCGCACGCTGCAGCAAGCCGAGCGCATGCTGCGTGAGCCCGGAATGACGGCAGGGAAGCTGTCTGCAGAAGCGGCCGCTTCGATCCGCACGTCACCGCTCGCAGTTATCGACTATGCTGAGCTGCTCACGTACCCCTCGCTGCAGCCGATTGATCCCGATCAGCTGCTGACGGAGATGAACCAGACCCTAATTCTCGCGCTTGCCGTCAAGTTTGGCGGCACGCGGCTAATCGATAACCGTTTACTTCAATCGGCTGGAGGTGGCCTCAATGTTTAG